In Polyangiaceae bacterium, a genomic segment contains:
- a CDS encoding TolC family protein has product MIRRRTLRLARFAIPSLGVLLISQLATAAPRKLSERQTVELAIKDNPSLQASLLDVEQSEAEVDSAEGTFTPTFSADAGYTHTTSPRAGSDGSYTFSKSDVWTVGSGLDHRFPWGTAVGFRLEGARSTSSFSGATTTAGGLGGLGSTESGPTYSLTGRASIVHPLLRGSGREVNEAPIRTAKLSKTAAERSRDQAASSLLQDVLNGYWELWYQDRAEDIERQARDTAKRQRDEADERIKAGALAPVELLSYETRLAQLDQSLASTEAATKQRSVELSRLIGDDDSNEDLKTSADSVPKNLTLPLSKNEAFRAAEEESPDVKLQEAQLQLARERVVTAGESERSRLDLEGYVQGDSAAYREVPPVPDRFVTEPAVSVHVGITFEMPLSGQTRSADRRAASLAVESARSRLRATRQAVRSQVAAAYVTADTARRRVELAEKTVVVATKQVEAQKARYEQGSAILLEVQQAEDSLRSAQLTVQRARVDEVKALISLEHLTGGLLQRYGNLVPKKVREAAARKKIRAVAQIGPL; this is encoded by the coding sequence ATGATTAGACGACGAACTCTGCGCCTTGCTCGCTTTGCGATCCCCAGCCTAGGCGTGCTTCTGATTAGCCAGCTCGCCACCGCCGCACCGCGCAAGCTGTCCGAGCGCCAGACGGTGGAGCTTGCCATCAAGGACAACCCGTCGCTCCAGGCATCACTGCTCGACGTAGAGCAATCCGAGGCTGAAGTCGACTCCGCAGAGGGCACCTTCACGCCTACGTTCTCCGCGGACGCTGGTTACACCCACACCACGAGTCCGCGAGCGGGCAGCGACGGCAGCTACACCTTCAGCAAGAGTGACGTGTGGACCGTGGGCTCCGGCTTGGACCACCGGTTTCCGTGGGGTACTGCTGTTGGTTTTCGACTGGAAGGCGCTCGCTCAACGTCGAGCTTCTCCGGCGCCACGACCACTGCTGGCGGCCTTGGTGGTCTCGGGAGCACCGAGAGCGGCCCGACCTATAGCCTGACTGGGCGCGCGAGCATCGTGCACCCTCTGCTCAGGGGCTCCGGTCGCGAGGTCAATGAGGCGCCAATCCGCACGGCAAAGCTCTCCAAGACAGCGGCCGAACGCAGCCGTGACCAGGCGGCGAGCAGTCTGCTGCAAGACGTGTTGAACGGTTACTGGGAGCTTTGGTACCAGGATCGCGCTGAAGACATCGAGCGCCAAGCCCGGGACACCGCCAAGCGTCAGCGTGACGAGGCGGACGAGCGCATCAAAGCCGGCGCGCTGGCTCCCGTCGAGCTGCTCAGCTACGAGACGCGCCTCGCGCAGCTAGACCAGTCCCTGGCCAGCACCGAAGCAGCGACCAAGCAGCGCTCCGTAGAGCTCTCGCGCTTGATCGGTGACGACGACAGCAACGAGGATTTGAAGACGTCCGCGGACTCAGTGCCCAAGAACCTCACGTTGCCGCTCTCCAAGAACGAAGCTTTCCGCGCGGCAGAGGAAGAGTCGCCGGATGTCAAGCTGCAAGAGGCGCAGCTCCAGCTGGCGCGGGAGCGCGTGGTCACCGCTGGTGAGTCCGAGCGCTCGCGGCTCGATCTCGAAGGTTACGTGCAGGGAGACAGCGCGGCCTACCGCGAGGTACCGCCAGTGCCGGATCGCTTCGTCACCGAACCCGCGGTGAGCGTGCACGTCGGCATCACGTTCGAGATGCCGCTGTCGGGCCAAACCCGCAGCGCCGACCGTCGTGCGGCGTCTCTCGCCGTCGAGTCGGCGCGCTCTCGCCTGCGGGCGACGCGCCAGGCTGTACGGTCCCAGGTGGCGGCTGCATACGTCACTGCGGATACGGCCCGCCGCCGCGTGGAGCTCGCCGAGAAGACGGTGGTCGTCGCGACCAAACAAGTCGAGGCTCAGAAGGCTCGCTACGAACAAGGCAGCGCGATCTTGCTCGAGGTACAGCAGGCAGAGGACTCGCTGCGCTCCGCACAGCTCACCGTGCAGCGCGCTCGCGTGGATGAGGTCAAGGCGCTGATTAGCCTGGAGCACCTCACGGGCGGCCTCCTTCAGCGTTACGGCAACCTGGTGCCGAAGAAGGTTCGTGAAGCTGCCGCGCGGAAAAAGATCCGCGCGGTGGCTCAAATCGGGCCGCTGTGA
- a CDS encoding long-chain-fatty-acid--CoA ligase, giving the protein MQGLMQDRPLLISSLVEYAARYHGNTEIVSRTVEGPIHRYGYRECEERSRKLASALSGKLGVKLGDRIATVAWNGYRHMEIYYGVSGMGAVCHTINPRLFPEQIVYIVNHAEDAYVFIDLTFVPLLEKLADKLGCVKGYVVMTDRAHMPDTSLKNAICYEELIEDGDSSYSWPDLDERTASSLCYTSGTTGNPKGVMYEHRSTVLHSLIVLTGEGLALSSQDAVLPVVPMFHANAWGLPYAAPMCGAKVVNPGAKLDGASVFELLSTEKVTLTAGVPTVWLMLLNHMQEHNLTLPELKRVVIGGSAAPRSMIEAFQEKHGAHVVHAWGMTETSPLGTVGNLLPKHAAMSAADQLDVQVKQGRAVWGVELDIVDDDGKSMPRDGKAFGHLLVRGPWVTKGYFKGEGGNILNEGGWFDTGDIATLDPDGYMQITDRSKDVVKSGGEWISSIDLENTAVGHPDIAEAAVIGIAHPKWAERPLLIVVKREGAELTKESVLGYLEGKVAKWWMPDDVQFVDTIPHTATGKILKTALREQFKDYKLPTANDE; this is encoded by the coding sequence ATGCAGGGATTGATGCAGGACCGTCCGCTACTCATCTCCTCACTCGTCGAGTACGCGGCGCGCTATCACGGAAACACGGAGATCGTGTCGCGCACGGTGGAGGGCCCCATCCACCGCTACGGTTACCGAGAGTGCGAGGAGCGTAGCCGCAAGCTGGCGAGCGCGCTGTCTGGCAAGCTCGGCGTGAAGCTGGGCGATCGCATAGCGACCGTGGCCTGGAACGGCTACCGCCATATGGAGATCTACTACGGCGTCTCAGGCATGGGCGCCGTTTGCCACACCATCAACCCGCGCCTCTTCCCCGAGCAAATCGTCTACATCGTGAACCACGCAGAGGACGCGTATGTGTTCATCGATCTGACGTTCGTCCCCCTGCTCGAGAAGCTCGCGGACAAGCTCGGGTGCGTGAAGGGCTACGTGGTGATGACGGATCGGGCGCACATGCCCGACACCTCGCTGAAGAACGCGATCTGCTACGAGGAGCTGATCGAGGACGGGGACTCGAGCTACTCCTGGCCCGACTTGGACGAGCGCACCGCCTCCTCCCTTTGCTACACGTCGGGCACCACGGGCAACCCCAAGGGCGTGATGTACGAGCACCGCTCCACGGTGCTCCACTCGCTCATCGTGTTGACCGGTGAAGGCCTCGCGCTCTCGAGCCAGGACGCGGTGTTGCCGGTGGTTCCGATGTTCCACGCGAACGCGTGGGGGCTCCCGTACGCCGCGCCGATGTGCGGCGCAAAGGTAGTGAACCCCGGCGCCAAGCTGGACGGCGCGAGTGTCTTCGAGTTACTTTCCACAGAGAAAGTCACGCTAACCGCCGGCGTGCCCACGGTGTGGCTGATGCTGCTAAACCATATGCAGGAGCACAACCTGACGTTGCCCGAGCTGAAGCGCGTGGTGATCGGCGGCTCCGCGGCTCCGCGCTCGATGATTGAGGCGTTTCAGGAGAAGCACGGTGCCCATGTGGTGCATGCCTGGGGCATGACAGAGACGAGCCCCCTCGGCACCGTGGGCAACCTGCTGCCGAAGCACGCGGCGATGAGCGCGGCGGATCAGCTCGATGTGCAAGTGAAGCAGGGCCGCGCGGTGTGGGGCGTCGAGCTCGACATCGTGGATGACGACGGAAAGTCGATGCCCCGCGACGGCAAGGCCTTCGGCCACTTGTTGGTGCGCGGTCCCTGGGTGACCAAGGGCTACTTCAAGGGCGAGGGCGGGAACATCTTGAACGAGGGTGGCTGGTTCGACACCGGTGACATCGCGACCTTGGATCCCGACGGATACATGCAGATCACCGATCGCTCGAAAGACGTCGTGAAGTCGGGCGGCGAATGGATCTCCTCCATTGACCTGGAGAACACCGCCGTTGGGCACCCCGACATCGCAGAGGCCGCGGTGATTGGTATCGCGCACCCGAAGTGGGCGGAGCGGCCGCTCTTGATTGTGGTCAAGCGAGAAGGTGCGGAGCTCACCAAGGAGAGCGTGCTCGGCTACCTGGAAGGCAAGGTCGCAAAGTGGTGGATGCCCGACGACGTGCAGTTCGTCGACACGATCCCACACACCGCGACCGGCAAGATCCTCAAGACGGCTCTTCGCGAGCAGTTCAAGGACTACAAGCTGCCCACAGCGAACGACGAGTGA
- the fghA gene encoding S-formylglutathione hydrolase, which translates to MQLDTQKAHRAFGGTQGYYRHQSAVTGTPMDFAVYTPDPERHPGPWPVVWFLSGLTCTPDNFVVKAGSQRVAAELGLCIVAPDTSPRGIELEGDAEHYWFGKSASYYLDASAEPWSKHYRMFSYLSQELPQVVEANFSVDLDRQAISGHSMGGHGALLMALKEPGRFKRVSALAPISSFTRCPWGETAVERFFGGDLKAAEAFDPVRLLEAGGSLPRTLVDQGGADQFLTEQLRTPLLSAALEARGVKHTLRMQPGYDHSYFFVASFCEEHLRFLAEALI; encoded by the coding sequence ATGCAGCTCGACACCCAGAAGGCTCATCGCGCGTTCGGGGGGACGCAGGGTTACTACCGTCATCAAAGCGCCGTCACCGGCACGCCCATGGACTTCGCCGTATACACGCCGGATCCCGAACGCCATCCCGGGCCTTGGCCGGTGGTGTGGTTCCTCTCGGGGCTGACTTGCACCCCAGACAATTTCGTCGTCAAGGCGGGGTCTCAACGCGTTGCGGCGGAGCTCGGCCTATGCATCGTTGCGCCGGACACGAGCCCGCGGGGGATCGAGCTCGAGGGCGACGCCGAGCACTACTGGTTCGGGAAATCAGCTTCGTACTACCTCGACGCGAGCGCGGAACCGTGGAGCAAGCACTACCGCATGTTCAGCTACCTGAGCCAGGAGCTGCCTCAGGTCGTCGAGGCGAATTTCTCTGTGGATTTAGATCGTCAGGCGATCAGCGGTCACTCGATGGGTGGACACGGCGCGCTCCTGATGGCACTCAAAGAGCCCGGGCGCTTCAAGCGAGTCTCGGCGCTAGCGCCGATTTCTTCCTTCACCCGTTGCCCTTGGGGGGAGACCGCCGTGGAGCGTTTCTTTGGTGGCGATCTGAAGGCCGCTGAAGCCTTCGATCCCGTTCGCCTGTTGGAGGCCGGCGGCAGCTTGCCGCGCACCTTGGTCGACCAAGGTGGGGCTGATCAGTTCTTGACGGAGCAGCTGCGCACGCCGCTCTTGTCTGCGGCCCTCGAGGCGCGCGGCGTCAAGCACACGCTACGCATGCAACCCGGCTACGATCACAGCTACTTCTTCGTCGCGTCCTTCTGTGAGGAGCACCTACGTTTTCTCGCGGAAGCGCTGATCTGA
- a CDS encoding GldG family protein gives MADSPEAEPGQKAPQSLLEQPSKLEQKPAPRPARKNRLPYVIGVSSIVLLLGGFASLWFFRSPLDVTEQACEDGTLELLKTSEHPVEVALFASPEPALLAESADRVGHELERLAEGSGGKLKYTRVNVKDDVTRAQASSEGIQQALLGQASSAGTSLNAAYFGVALKSGDQRATIPAIDPERPQDFPYWFANRLREVIARAEQQSFGIGLVSSPGGVSLEEPSLSAKSEGSMLNLLASAFPYYRFSLFTPDELDATKLESVDTLVVTQPGRDFTKAELERIDEFLMRGDKSLVVLTSAVNIPPGDGTMSVTLSRHGLEPLLEGYGVELSSDLVVDTAHGMKLKGSLVGGGEIPPDPTLIVLDNIRTEEKNPSLVSSSPLFQGVSQVTLPFASTLVLHPDQQKNTTFTPLLFSSEQARSATKGGISTYPGKPLPEELSPPERRTLAVAIDGDLKSAFSEKSARARVLVIASSQLVTNPLARAGKPATPDAAKQGGGSGDPTLAGISQYYDGSAAASSLLLRNILDWSTEPKSTRKCALLLRRKASD, from the coding sequence ATGGCGGACTCTCCCGAAGCCGAGCCTGGGCAGAAGGCACCCCAGTCCTTGCTGGAGCAACCGTCGAAGCTCGAGCAAAAGCCGGCGCCACGGCCTGCGCGCAAGAACCGTTTGCCCTACGTCATCGGGGTCTCGAGCATCGTGTTGTTGCTCGGCGGGTTCGCCAGCCTGTGGTTCTTTCGGAGCCCGCTGGACGTCACGGAGCAAGCTTGTGAGGACGGCACCCTCGAGCTCTTGAAGACCAGCGAGCACCCGGTCGAGGTCGCGTTGTTTGCGAGTCCAGAGCCTGCGCTGCTCGCTGAAAGCGCCGATCGGGTGGGACATGAGCTTGAGCGGCTCGCGGAGGGCTCTGGTGGCAAGCTCAAGTACACACGGGTCAACGTGAAGGATGACGTCACACGAGCTCAAGCCAGTTCCGAAGGGATACAGCAGGCGCTGCTTGGTCAGGCCTCGAGCGCGGGCACATCGCTCAACGCCGCGTACTTTGGTGTGGCGCTAAAGAGCGGCGATCAGCGCGCGACCATCCCTGCAATCGACCCCGAGCGGCCTCAGGATTTTCCCTATTGGTTTGCCAACCGCCTGCGCGAAGTCATCGCTCGCGCAGAGCAGCAGAGCTTCGGGATTGGCCTCGTCAGCAGCCCCGGAGGCGTGTCCCTGGAGGAGCCGTCGCTCTCCGCGAAGAGCGAGGGCAGCATGCTCAACCTGCTCGCGAGCGCGTTTCCTTACTATCGTTTTTCGCTCTTCACGCCCGATGAGCTCGACGCCACCAAGCTGGAGTCCGTCGATACACTCGTGGTCACTCAGCCCGGGCGCGATTTCACCAAGGCTGAGCTCGAGCGCATCGATGAGTTTCTCATGCGCGGTGACAAGAGCTTGGTCGTTCTGACAAGCGCCGTGAACATCCCCCCTGGCGACGGCACGATGAGCGTGACCTTGAGCCGCCACGGCCTGGAGCCACTGCTCGAGGGGTACGGCGTCGAGCTGAGTTCCGATCTCGTGGTCGATACCGCCCACGGCATGAAGCTCAAAGGGAGTCTGGTTGGGGGGGGAGAGATCCCGCCTGACCCGACGTTGATCGTCCTCGACAACATCCGCACGGAAGAAAAGAACCCGAGCCTCGTTAGCAGCTCCCCGCTCTTCCAGGGCGTCTCTCAGGTCACGCTGCCGTTTGCGTCCACGTTGGTGCTGCATCCAGACCAGCAGAAGAACACGACGTTCACGCCGCTCCTGTTCTCCAGTGAGCAGGCGCGCTCGGCGACCAAGGGCGGTATCTCGACTTACCCCGGAAAGCCGCTACCGGAGGAACTCAGCCCGCCAGAGCGGCGCACCCTTGCCGTCGCGATCGACGGCGACCTGAAGAGCGCCTTCAGTGAGAAGAGCGCCCGCGCCCGCGTGCTGGTCATTGCATCGTCTCAGCTGGTGACGAATCCGCTCGCCCGTGCCGGCAAGCCGGCAACGCCCGACGCGGCCAAGCAAGGCGGCGGCAGTGGTGATCCCACCCTCGCCGGCATCAGCCAGTACTACGACGGTTCCGCAGCCGCGAGCAGCCTGCTCCTGCGCAACATCCTGGACTGGTCCACCGAACCCAAATCAACGCGTAAGTGCGCGCTGTTGCTGCGCCGCAAGGCCAGCGACTGA
- a CDS encoding GlxA family transcriptional regulator codes for MQRRRVALVGYDDAQSLDLVGPLEVFASATRLAELAGRRGGYDVSLLSPDGKPIRCSSGLKLVADSSVMDSQSFHTLLIGGGAGSRKIRTETGWLPALLELTRRAKRVGSVCTGTFVLARLGLLNGRRATTHWQWCAKLSELYPEVQVEPDQIYVHDGRFWTSAGVTAGMDLALALVEADMGRDLALDTARQLVMYVQRSGGQSQFSPQLAAQFSERPRLRELQQQILAEPAADHSVPALAHRAAMSPRHFARVFQRELGVTPAAYVESVRLDVARRLLEDTEQSIEELASAAGFGCSESLRRAFSKRLGTTPREYRARFHLRCSA; via the coding sequence ATGCAGCGGCGGAGGGTGGCGCTAGTCGGGTACGACGACGCACAGAGCCTGGACCTGGTTGGCCCACTGGAGGTGTTCGCCAGCGCCACTCGCCTGGCGGAGCTCGCGGGTCGTCGCGGGGGCTACGATGTGTCCCTGCTGAGCCCAGATGGCAAGCCGATCCGCTGTAGCAGCGGGCTCAAGCTGGTGGCTGACAGCAGCGTCATGGACTCACAGAGCTTCCATACCCTGCTGATCGGCGGCGGCGCTGGCTCGAGAAAAATCCGCACAGAAACAGGCTGGCTTCCAGCCCTGCTCGAACTCACGCGGCGGGCCAAGCGCGTCGGATCCGTCTGCACGGGCACCTTCGTCTTGGCCAGGCTCGGACTCCTGAATGGCCGCCGCGCGACTACCCACTGGCAGTGGTGTGCGAAGCTCTCCGAGCTCTACCCCGAAGTCCAGGTGGAACCCGATCAGATCTACGTCCATGACGGGCGCTTTTGGACGTCGGCCGGAGTCACCGCCGGGATGGATCTGGCGCTGGCACTGGTGGAGGCGGATATGGGGCGCGACCTGGCCCTCGATACCGCACGGCAACTCGTGATGTACGTTCAGCGGAGCGGTGGTCAGTCTCAGTTCAGTCCGCAGCTCGCGGCGCAGTTCAGCGAGCGGCCGCGCCTGAGAGAACTTCAGCAGCAGATCCTCGCGGAGCCGGCAGCGGACCACTCAGTGCCTGCGCTCGCGCACCGCGCAGCGATGAGCCCACGTCACTTCGCGCGGGTGTTCCAGCGTGAACTGGGGGTTACACCCGCTGCCTACGTCGAGAGCGTACGTCTGGATGTCGCGCGCAGGCTGCTCGAGGACACAGAACAGTCGATCGAAGAGCTGGCGAGCGCAGCGGGGTTTGGCTGCAGCGAGTCGCTACGTCGTGCGTTCTCGAAGCGCCTGGGCACCACACCGCGTGAATACCGAGCGCGCTTTCATCTGCGCTGCAGTGCTTGA
- a CDS encoding sulfotransferase, with protein MLPSKPERPRAVTALNRIASPGARWLEHGFDAGRLLDAARSRTGLRDFGDESFLEPLERLLHCIRTESCLTPTGALITRARLSGVLENRLRLEALYAEHPEIERQVIREPIIIAGLQRTGTTLLHRLLAAHPKLRWLASWEALSPVPSPGTDRRLQKAQFAERALRYLSPAFFAIHPVEAEAPEEEVLLLDYSFRSTVAEATLRVPSFSRWLENADQLPAYRYLERLLKALQWQHPKERWVLKTPHHLEWLDTLLEVFPDAKIIQTHRDPTRTLASFCSMIWHGRAVFSDQVDAAEIGRDWERKTLRMVTRGSQVRDAHQNGAPHFLDVYYQGLMRDPAAELERISAFASLEWTESDRAKLKQARGHNQQNKHGVHKYRLEDFGLTTAGTRERFADYVARYTIPSEG; from the coding sequence ATGCTGCCGTCCAAGCCAGAGCGGCCGCGCGCCGTCACCGCGCTGAACCGAATCGCAAGTCCAGGCGCGCGCTGGCTCGAACACGGCTTTGACGCCGGGCGCTTGCTCGACGCCGCGCGGAGCCGCACTGGCTTGCGAGACTTTGGCGACGAGAGCTTCCTCGAGCCGTTGGAGCGACTCCTCCATTGCATCCGTACGGAATCTTGCCTAACCCCAACCGGCGCGCTGATCACTCGCGCGCGGCTCTCAGGTGTGCTTGAGAACAGGCTGCGCTTGGAGGCGCTGTACGCCGAGCACCCGGAGATCGAGCGTCAGGTGATCCGCGAGCCCATCATCATCGCAGGCTTGCAACGGACGGGCACCACGTTGCTTCACCGCTTGCTCGCAGCCCATCCCAAGTTGCGCTGGCTCGCGTCTTGGGAAGCGCTGAGTCCCGTTCCAAGTCCCGGCACCGATCGGCGCCTGCAGAAGGCGCAGTTCGCCGAGCGCGCGCTGCGCTATCTCTCTCCCGCGTTCTTCGCAATCCACCCCGTGGAGGCCGAGGCACCCGAAGAAGAGGTTCTGCTGCTGGACTATTCGTTCCGGAGCACGGTTGCCGAAGCGACGCTGCGTGTACCGAGCTTTTCACGTTGGCTGGAGAATGCCGATCAGCTGCCTGCGTACCGCTACCTGGAACGGCTGCTGAAGGCTCTGCAGTGGCAACACCCGAAGGAGCGCTGGGTGCTGAAGACACCTCACCACCTGGAGTGGCTCGACACCCTGCTGGAGGTTTTTCCGGACGCAAAAATTATCCAGACGCACCGCGATCCGACACGCACGCTGGCGTCGTTCTGCAGCATGATTTGGCATGGCCGCGCCGTGTTCAGCGACCAGGTCGACGCGGCGGAAATCGGTCGCGACTGGGAGCGCAAGACGCTGCGCATGGTGACTCGTGGCAGCCAGGTGCGCGACGCACACCAGAACGGAGCCCCGCACTTCCTGGACGTCTACTACCAGGGGCTGATGCGCGATCCGGCGGCAGAGCTCGAGCGGATCTCCGCATTCGCAAGCCTCGAGTGGACCGAGAGTGACCGCGCGAAGCTTAAGCAGGCGCGGGGACACAACCAGCAAAACAAGCACGGCGTGCACAAGTACCGACTCGAAGACTTCGGGCTCACCACGGCGGGCACTCGGGAGCGCTTTGCGGACTACGTCGCTCGCTACACAATTCCCAGCGAGGGTTAG
- a CDS encoding DUF1214 domain-containing protein, with protein sequence MFIERSEEESEQRVLDGTLWDEFCDQLKLAGSIITRESSPSSSLDRAEGYRYLSRMLRAALETFVENSDPMAPSLGRVVHETAKMGADNPDNRYFNAPLRSDQDYVIRGNRGSVHYLAFATQVGHYGRSGGMPPTGFIEAKDMRFDPDGSFELIISQREHAGNWLPMTAETGTLIIRQTFLDHVRELPAELNLGLLNQPAQPGLLTPQRIDQGLGQSSALVLGAAALFASWAEGFQAHTNQLPEFSAETSRAFGGDPNITYYHSYWRLLPHQALVIETPVPECDAWNFQLNNHWMESLDYRYFTIHVNKHTARYEADGSVRIVVAHTDPGCPNWINTCGHDRGTMCFRWVRSASTPQPQTRVVDLSELAQELGR encoded by the coding sequence ATGTTCATTGAACGCAGCGAAGAAGAGAGCGAGCAGCGAGTCCTGGACGGCACGCTGTGGGATGAGTTCTGCGACCAGCTCAAGCTGGCGGGCAGCATCATCACCCGGGAAAGCTCGCCGTCCAGCTCTCTGGACCGAGCAGAGGGCTACCGCTACCTCAGCCGCATGCTTCGCGCAGCGCTCGAGACGTTCGTGGAGAACTCGGATCCCATGGCGCCGAGCCTGGGACGCGTCGTTCATGAAACCGCGAAGATGGGCGCCGACAACCCAGACAATCGCTACTTCAACGCGCCGCTGCGCAGCGACCAGGACTACGTCATTCGCGGCAATCGTGGTTCGGTGCACTACCTCGCCTTCGCTACCCAGGTCGGGCACTACGGCCGGAGCGGCGGGATGCCGCCAACGGGTTTCATCGAGGCCAAGGACATGCGCTTCGATCCGGACGGTAGCTTCGAGCTGATCATCAGCCAACGAGAGCATGCTGGAAACTGGCTGCCGATGACCGCCGAGACCGGCACGCTGATCATTCGCCAGACATTCCTCGATCACGTTCGCGAGCTGCCAGCCGAGCTGAACCTCGGTCTCTTGAATCAACCCGCGCAACCGGGCCTGCTCACGCCCCAGCGCATCGATCAGGGTCTCGGTCAGTCGAGTGCGCTGGTCCTCGGGGCGGCAGCGTTGTTCGCGAGCTGGGCCGAAGGCTTTCAAGCCCACACGAACCAGCTGCCGGAGTTCAGCGCCGAGACGTCCCGCGCCTTCGGAGGTGATCCGAACATCACCTACTACCACTCCTACTGGAGGCTCCTGCCCCATCAGGCGCTGGTGATCGAGACGCCCGTTCCGGAGTGCGATGCCTGGAACTTTCAGCTGAACAATCACTGGATGGAGTCCCTCGACTATCGCTACTTCACCATCCACGTGAACAAGCACACAGCGCGGTACGAGGCCGACGGCAGCGTGCGCATCGTGGTTGCCCACACGGACCCGGGCTGTCCCAACTGGATCAACACCTGTGGCCACGATCGCGGCACGATGTGTTTCCGCTGGGTCAGGTCGGCGTCGACACCACAACCCCAGACTCGCGTGGTCGACCTTTCAGAGCTGGCGCAGGAGCTAGGCCGTTGA
- a CDS encoding SDR family NAD(P)-dependent oxidoreductase, which produces MLKPSHTNPISATLAGLYQRIAGKRSAGNRIPGVRALRRLGLAEESALGATPAEPEFAELTTRMRCALRAQGGVTSDTPEMADLPGFSGRCLVTGATSGLGQAVAVQLAEAGASLDLPTRGARIPEDLAKSFRSRRAVDSVGDSVGHSRERLEVFPVDFANLPTLAPVVKQLEPESLGLVVLNAGLMTRVARPTDQGLESMFGVNYLATFAFMRQLLGARRLLPSAQTRVVVVSSEAHRSAAALEIERLGAWVDFGAFTGMRQYAHSKLLLCTFAAELARLLNPEAVSVWALCPGPVNSRIAREAPRLVRPALDLVMRLGFRSPSDAARPVVALGTAPEFAGETGRYFHVEECKPMSELAEDPATGRALWQATEELLAKLGHPVPPIDPLYLRS; this is translated from the coding sequence GTGCTAAAGCCGAGTCACACAAACCCCATTTCCGCGACGCTTGCCGGGCTTTATCAGCGCATTGCAGGTAAGCGCAGTGCAGGTAACCGCATCCCCGGGGTACGCGCGCTTCGGCGGCTCGGCCTAGCCGAAGAGTCTGCGTTAGGAGCCACGCCAGCTGAACCAGAGTTTGCCGAGCTAACCACACGCATGCGTTGCGCGCTTCGCGCCCAAGGCGGGGTCACAAGCGACACGCCGGAAATGGCGGATCTACCGGGTTTTTCTGGGCGATGTCTGGTGACTGGGGCAACCAGTGGCCTCGGCCAGGCGGTCGCAGTTCAGCTCGCTGAGGCGGGAGCTTCGCTCGACCTCCCCACGCGGGGCGCACGCATCCCAGAAGACTTGGCGAAGTCCTTTCGCTCGCGGCGCGCTGTCGACTCAGTGGGCGACTCAGTGGGCCACTCGCGTGAGCGCTTGGAGGTTTTCCCGGTAGATTTTGCGAACTTGCCCACGCTGGCGCCCGTGGTGAAGCAGCTCGAGCCCGAATCCCTTGGCCTAGTCGTGTTGAACGCCGGGCTGATGACGCGGGTCGCTCGCCCAACCGACCAAGGGCTCGAGTCGATGTTCGGGGTGAACTATCTAGCGACTTTTGCCTTCATGCGGCAGCTGCTGGGGGCGCGACGCCTGCTGCCGAGCGCTCAGACGCGCGTCGTGGTGGTTTCATCCGAGGCGCACCGCAGCGCGGCCGCTCTGGAGATCGAACGTCTCGGAGCGTGGGTCGATTTCGGAGCGTTCACAGGCATGCGCCAGTACGCACACAGCAAGCTGCTGCTCTGCACATTCGCCGCGGAACTCGCAAGGCTGCTGAATCCAGAAGCCGTGAGCGTTTGGGCACTGTGCCCTGGGCCGGTGAACTCACGCATCGCGCGGGAAGCCCCACGCCTGGTGCGGCCCGCGCTGGATCTGGTGATGCGCCTTGGCTTTCGCTCTCCGAGCGACGCCGCTCGCCCGGTGGTCGCCCTGGGCACCGCTCCCGAGTTCGCGGGGGAAACCGGAAGATATTTCCACGTGGAAGAATGCAAGCCCATGTCCGAGCTGGCGGAGGATCCAGCCACAGGACGTGCCCTCTGGCAGGCCACGGAAGAACTCCTCGCCAAGCTGGGTCACCCCGTGCCCCCGATCGATCCCCTTTACCTACGCAGCTGA
- a CDS encoding TetR/AcrR family transcriptional regulator: MSPTSDRVPTRIRILDVAEQEFAIRGYRAASLSDIADGVGIRTPSLYKHFASKQALYEAVLDRLMLPFAETLKELINPPRSEEDAQTNVVTMFRMYVKHPNYPRILEHATLAGGEELESVIARMAPLLNFSVENSPRHDSLAANMVMAFHYMLGGYVIAAPLLKGWTGRDPFSEEAMATQEELLKLLSRVAWQTVGVPTE; encoded by the coding sequence GTGTCTCCTACCAGTGATCGAGTCCCTACGCGCATCCGCATCTTGGATGTTGCGGAGCAGGAGTTTGCCATTCGCGGCTATCGCGCCGCATCGCTCAGCGACATCGCCGATGGCGTTGGGATCCGCACTCCATCGCTCTACAAACACTTCGCGTCCAAGCAGGCGCTGTACGAAGCGGTGCTCGATCGCTTGATGCTGCCCTTTGCGGAAACTCTGAAAGAACTGATCAATCCGCCGAGGAGTGAAGAGGACGCGCAGACCAATGTCGTGACCATGTTTCGGATGTACGTGAAGCATCCGAACTACCCGCGCATTCTCGAGCACGCGACGTTGGCCGGTGGTGAAGAACTCGAGAGTGTGATCGCGCGCATGGCGCCGCTGCTGAACTTCTCTGTCGAGAACAGCCCTCGTCATGATTCCCTCGCAGCGAATATGGTGATGGCGTTCCACTACATGCTCGGTGGCTACGTGATTGCTGCGCCGCTGCTCAAGGGATGGACTGGGCGCGATCCGTTTTCTGAAGAGGCGATGGCGACCCAAGAGGAACTCTTGAAGTTGTTGTCGCGCGTCGCCTGGCAAACTGTCGGCGTCCCCACAGAGTAG